atttaaatataaattttttattcatataaaaaatatgaaaaaaaaagaattatataaatataatttgataaatagttatatttataaaaaaatcgtcataaaatttaaatataaaaaaatatgaaacccatatatataaatttaatataatacattattaataatatatttttaaaaatatgataatatcaattataattttagtaatataatatcttaaatcaaaatatttaattaattattagatctaatgtaatataatatataaacagatttttgaattatatatcttatGTCATTTCTCTTAACtaaaaagaatttcaaatttagtgatagtgttataaaaagaaatatgagaaaataCTATACTATACtatatacaaattcaaaataCTATACTATATACTATAAAATACTATactatatacaaaaattatgttaGTAACATGAATAGCAACCGCTCCTTAACCGTCAATAAACTACtcctttcaaattcaaacttagaaGCAAGCCCTTTAAATTTCCTTCACAAAACAACCCTTTTCAGGATTTCAGAAATCTCACTCTTCtctgtaaaataaaaaaatggagcAATCTGAAGAAGCACTCGGCATCAGAATCTACACAGCAACCCCACCAGAAGGCTCCACTCCGAAATTAAATAACACTTCCACCAATCTCCCCGAACGTGGCAAAAAGAGACGAGCAATGGCGAAAGGAGTGCAAAAGACCATCTCCAAAACCTCAATGCTGGCAAACTTTCTTCCCACAGGCACCCTTTTAACCTTTGAAATGGTCCTCCCATCGGTTTACAGCAATGGCGATTGTTCTCAAGTCAGCACCTTCATGATTCACGTCCTTCTCGGCCTCTGCACGCTCTCCTGCTTCTTCTTTCACTTCACGGACAGTTTCCGGGGCCCTGACGGGAAAGTCTACTATGGATTCGTAACGCCGAAGGGGCTGGCGGTGTTCAAGCCCGGCCTGGACGTTGAGGTACCAAAAGAGGCGAGGTTCAAAGTAGGCTTAACGGATTTTGTTCATGCTGTGATGTCGGTCATGGTGTTTGTGGCCATAGCGTTTTCGGATTACAGAGTTACAAGCTGTTTGTTTCCAGGGCACGAAAAGGAGATGGATCAAGTTATGGAGAGTTTTCCATTGATGGTGGGGATTGTTTGCAGTGGCTTGTTTCTTGTGTTTCCAAATACTAGATATGGAATTGGCTGCTTGGCTGCATAAAGAGGACAAGGGCAAATAACTATTTGTACtagtaaataattatgtatcacTTGCTACTTTGGGGAAGATCAACTTCATAATTTGTAAGATTTATctgatttttttaagaaatgtaatttttattttgatcttGGTAGTGGTTTTTCTAGAGTGATTCTGAATTCCAGGAAGGATAATCCGTCTGTCATTCCAGGGAAAATGTGTTTTCCGGTCAGTTTCCAGTTAATTCCTGTTCTGTTTGCGGATCCGTATCCACATTTCGAATCCCCATTTTCTGAATTCTAATAGCCCCTCTTTTAGAATTCGGAAAACCACCTTACCGAGTGAATGAAAGTAATTtccttgaaaaacaaaaacacaaatgGAGACACAAGATTTTTTCTGTGCCTAATGACGtatttatttaacttttcaCGTTCCTGGCAACATCTGTACAAATGATAACATAAAGATCGCTCCAGATCTTATAACTCAATGCTAGTTTACTCCCTAACTACTACCTGTAATTGTGTGAAAAATCAAACATGAAACTGTTATAAATCTCTAACGTCTTCTCTCGGTATGATTTCTTAGTAGGATGAATTTAGTCAAGAATTTCTGTGCTAAAAGTCATTCATTTACTGAAGCTAATAAGTCTGTTGCCACGAGTTTATCGATCCGTGCAGCAATTGGCCGCATTTTGCTCTTGTAACT
The genomic region above belongs to Mangifera indica cultivar Alphonso chromosome 15, CATAS_Mindica_2.1, whole genome shotgun sequence and contains:
- the LOC123198360 gene encoding protein DMP9-like gives rise to the protein MEQSEEALGIRIYTATPPEGSTPKLNNTSTNLPERGKKRRAMAKGVQKTISKTSMLANFLPTGTLLTFEMVLPSVYSNGDCSQVSTFMIHVLLGLCTLSCFFFHFTDSFRGPDGKVYYGFVTPKGLAVFKPGLDVEVPKEARFKVGLTDFVHAVMSVMVFVAIAFSDYRVTSCLFPGHEKEMDQVMESFPLMVGIVCSGLFLVFPNTRYGIGCLAA